The following proteins are encoded in a genomic region of Pan troglodytes isolate AG18354 chromosome 2, NHGRI_mPanTro3-v2.0_pri, whole genome shotgun sequence:
- the LOC134809620 gene encoding uncharacterized protein LOC134809620 isoform X3 has translation MAPGLRGLLGHWAHSVSVAPGGAGACSSAATEPLGLARPLLALPAACDACWGQAAAVPSADRRAAPASRALHQLLPDKPNFCAGFGLAEPERRTARSPGGGQGGSASPRCPRDCGSGASAPGRLPAGRQEAPYSSGWACQVFVKNSK, from the coding sequence ATGGCACCGGGGCTGCGGGGGCTGCTGGGCCACTGGGCTCACTCGGTTTCAGTTGCTCCCGGCGGAGCAGGGGCGTGCAGCTCAGCGGCCACCGAGCCTCTGGGGCTCGCCCGGCCGCTCCTCGCGCTCCCAGCCGCCTGTGACGCCTGTTGGGGCCAAGCTGCTGCGGTTCCCTCCGCAGACAGACGCGCCGCGCCAGCCTCACGAGCCCTGCACCAACTTCTGCCCGACAAGCCCAACTTCTGCGCCGGGTTCGGACTTGCGGAGCCGGAACGGCGCACCGCGCGCAGCCCGGGCGGCGGCCAGGGCGGATCAGCCTCGCCGAGATGTCCTCGCGACTGTGGCTCTGGTGCTTCTGCGCCTGGGCGGTTGCCGGCTGGCCGCCAGGAAGCGCCCTACAGCTCCGGCTGGGCAT